One Bemisia tabaci chromosome 7, PGI_BMITA_v3 DNA window includes the following coding sequences:
- the LOC109032729 gene encoding uncharacterized protein yields the protein MAPAFSIDQSAVFLASQISLDIPIQANPFLSQVIFGWLKNSANRLHKFYPVVASFTYRQLMSVTESNIDDLVQLVGNPKPELTTGGKKRLVKTIMSLHRRQSVLVKCLKAVKTGEPLVVDRALAEVRTIIATPLLRVSERSPHLTGLIFTIFILAKEKMDIMPPLSQRVLMEGNFSAIAIDIQSNPSFNLDQRLVARNYLPSGNKAGKPSPVSELITVGTPIEQKQQQQTSSLHDRSADLRRQDEEFLKGLPDLLKGFVRAKL from the exons AGTCCGCTGTGTTTCTAGCCAGCCAGATAAGCCTAGACATTCCGATCCAGGCCAATCCGTTCTTAAGCCAAg TCATCTTTGGCTGGTTAAAAAACAGTGCGAACCGGCTGCACAAATTTTACCCGGTTGTGGCTTCCTTCACTTATCGCCAGCTCATGAGTGTCACGGAGTCTAATATTGATGATCTGGTCCAACTTGTGGGAAACCCGAAGCCGGAACTCACCACTGGAGGAAAGAAGCGATTGGTGAAGACCATAATGAGCCTTCATCGTCGCCAATCAGTCCTGGTCAAATGCCTTAAG GCGGTGAAAACTGGTGAACCACTTGTCGTGGATCGCGCGCTTGCAGAAGTCCGCACGATCATTGCAACGCCACTCCTGAGAGTGTCAGAGAGGAGTCCTCACCTAACTGGCCTCATCTTCACCATTTTTATTCTCG CCAAGGAGAAGATGGACATCATGCCACCTTTGAGTCAGAGAGTGTTAATGGAGGGGAACTTCTCTGCAATAgcaatagatattcaaagcaaCCCCAGTTTCAATCTGGATCAGCGGCTCGTAGCGCGTAATTACCTTCCTTCTGGCAACAAAGCAGG gaaaccCTCCCCTGTCTCTGAATTGATTACTGTCGGAACACCAATTGAACAGAAGCAACAACAGCAAACTTCGTCCCTGCAT GACAGGAGTGCAGATCTCAGGAGACAGGACGAAGAGTTCCTGAAAGGGCTCCCTGACCTGTTGAAAGGCTTTGTAAGGGCTAAGTTGTAG